A segment of the Psilocybe cubensis strain MGC-MH-2018 chromosome 5, whole genome shotgun sequence genome:
TCACCCACTGCGTTCTCATTCCAATCCAGATTCCACAGATTCCAAATTAAACGATTATGCCTTATCCATAAAAGTCGACATCAGCCTCACCATGCAGACAGAAACAACCTCAGTCATCCTTCTTTGCCACCTTTTTTGGCGGGGGCCCTACCTGGAACCCATTCCCGTTGGCGGGGTGGGGTGAAGCAGGGAATGTCGCATAGCTGGCGGGTGTCCCGGGAACACTGACGTTTCCAAAGCTGGTAACATCAGGCGCAGCCGATTGAGGCATAGGTGAATATGGTGTACCATTGCTCGACGATCGCTGCGCCTGTGGAGCATACGACGGTGTCCGTGGCGGACCGAGACTGGACGAGCTGCGAAGGCCTGGTGTTGGAGGTGGGCCGGAAGGACCGAAGGTTCCCGAAGGGTATCCCAGTCCAACTGAGGCGGGTGTACCGGGCATTGGTGAACCAGGTGTGGAATTGAGATAAGGTGAGTGTACCCCGGGCGAGAACGCGCCTGCAACGGGTGTGCCATTGTATGATGCGTACGGAGATCCGTTCCCGTTGCCTTCCATCGTCCACCCGCTGCCTTGTGGAACGAGCTTCCCGCTCTTGGGTCTTGAACGGAGCTCACCACCGCCCCACTTTGAGCGAAGACCAATTTTGACACCGGATGATTCAGCAGCAACTATACCTGCAGTCTGATCTGCACCAGACACTACTTCTACCGCACGATAGGTGATGCGAATCGCGTAGCCCATGCAAACAAACACGCCTCCAAGGACACCAACGCAGCGAATAAGGAGCTGCAGGAATGTTGTTGTTCGTTGGTGTAGAGTGATTGCAAGAGGATCAAGGTCAAATTTGAAGAAGATTCCAGGCGTGCCGCGGTCATGGTCGATTTCCCTGGTGTAGTGCGTAACTGAGTATTGGTGGGTATGCAAAGGCGGGCTTCGAGGAGCAATATACGTCGTTGGCACAACATGCAAGAAGTACTGGTATGCAATAAAGTTCTTTTCAGTCGCTTCGTATGAATTGTCCAGAGGCTGGACTATCTCTGGGAAGAACGGGCCGAAGGAAAACTCGGAAATGACGTGCGAGAGGTT
Coding sequences within it:
- a CDS encoding Endoplasmic reticulum-Golgi intermediate compartment protein 2 codes for the protein MTTTTAEESSLLDKLDQVAPLAKLDAFPKVPTTYKARSESRGFMTLIVAFMAFMLVLNDIGEYVWGWPDYEFSVDKNEAPDLTINLDMTVAMPCGFLSIDLRDAMGDRLFLSGGLRRDGVLFDVGQATSLKEHAAALSAQQAVTQSRKSRGLFAWLFMKNKDPGFKPSPKYNHVGDASACRITGQLIVKRVTANLHITTLGHGYASYEHVDHKQMNLSHVISEFSFGPFFPEIVQPLDNSYEATEKNFIAYQYFLHVVPTTYIAPRSPPLHTHQYSVTHYTREIDHDRGTPGIFFKFDLDPLAITLHQRTTTFLQLLIRCVGVLGGVFVCMGYAIRITYRAVEVVSGADQTAGIVAAESSGVKIGLRSKWGGGELRSRPKSGKLVPQGSGWTMEGNGNGSPYASYNGTPVAGAFSPGVHSPYLNSTPGSPMPGTPASVGLGYPSGTFGPSGPPPTPGLRSSSSLGPPRTPSYAPQAQRSSSNGTPYSPMPQSAAPDVTSFGNVSVPGTPASYATFPASPHPANGNGFQVGPPPKKVAKKDD